Genomic segment of Iocasia fonsfrigidae:
ATTGTTAAGTATGTCAATTGCTTCATTGATATTATCAATGGTAGCTACCTCTTCATCCTGGTCTCGATCCCAGATTTTTAGAAGGTTTTCTAGTGTTTCTCGCATTCTATAGCGGCAGGCATCTTTATATTTGTTGCTGGTCATTAAATCAACCATATTTATCCCCCTTTAAACTGACTATAGTGTATATAGTTTGTAAAGTGAGGTTAAAATATACGCGCACGCGTGACAAGGGGACGGTTTGTTTGTCACGTGTTTTTGCTTAAAATATGAACCAGTCCTGCCAGTCATCAAGTGGGAATCCTGGATCTAGGAGTTGAGCGAGTTCACTAAGGCTGTTAGGCTGCTTGATAAAGATTTTATTGGCTCTTTTTTTGCCGATGCCTGGTATAGCAGACAGCTGTGCCGGGCTGGCTTTTTTAATTTCAAAGGGCCAGGGTAGAGCTGTAATAGAACGGTAGCCGTGGTCAATGACCCTGACGGTAATAAATTCATGCAGCTTGAGTTCTCCTGGTATACCGATTAGAATGGGATAACTACCAAGTTGTCTCCCATAGGTCAGTTTCCCTCTGTTGGTTTCAGTGAGGACATTGTTTAATACTATTCCCCTGGGGAAAACCCTTTTTAACATAGGCTGATTTATTTCCCTGTTTATCCTTTCCTTATACTCCTTAAATCTCTGTTGTTCTATTTTAACAGCAGGGTATCTACCCATAGTAACTACCTGTCTAATGTTTATTCTCCTTAACATCAACCCTGCCTCATATATTTTCTTAAGAAATCTATAATTTAGCTCCATGGTCTCCGGCCTTTCACCAGTTAAGCCGTGGAGGAGGTTGATCCCCGGTAATAATCTGGGAACCCCCTTCTTTCGTATCCCGCCAATTTCGTTTAGTATTTCAACGGCTTTAAAGGTTGTACTGGTATCTGATTCAATCTTGTTTTTTTTCAGGACAAGGGGGTCAGCAGATTCCAGACCAAAGGCAGCAATATCACCAGGGGTATTGTATTTGATGATAGTCTTTAAGATTGCCCTGCTTTCCTTTTCATAATTACTTATATTGGCTGGGTTGATATTATCCAGGTGTAATACTTTTAGACTGGGATCAGCCTCCCTTATTCCTGCATAGAGTCTATTTAGTGCCTCTGGATTGGGGATTAGACTATTGCTGTCCCGTACTGCATTAAAGAGCAGGAGGTCGGTCTGGCAGCCCAAACGGTAATAATGGTTGCCGCATTTGGCTAGAGCTTTTACTTCTTTGATTATCTCTTCCGCTTTTCTTTGATAGTTTGTTTTTTTTAAACCCTCACTACAGAAAGCACAGTGTGTAGGGCGCGGACATCCTCTGAAGGTCTCGATTTCGCAGACTAGATTGGGATAAAAGGGGTGTTTTCTGGTCAGGGCTGCCCCTTTGACTGCCCAGTTTGCTATATGCCTACTGATTTCAGCTTTGTCAATAGTTTTAGAACTAAGTAATTGATAGAGGTCCAGGCTGGCCAGTTCTCCACAGATATGGTCATAACCTGGTATTTCTTTTTTGACAAGTGTGACAGGACCTCCCAGGACTTTCTGGGGATAATACAGTTTTCGGGATAAGTCCTGAATTTCTTTCAAGGAGATGGGTTTTCCACCAAGGTAATGTCCGGGGACTGTAGTTCCGGCAATGACTATTACCAGGTCAGCCTCTTCAAGTATATTCAGGTACCCGGCCCAGTCGTTTCGCAGGGTATCTATGGTATAGTAGCTGAGGTTTTTTTCTTTAATACCGACTGCTAATAGGGCCCCATAGGTATAGCGGATATGTGGTGAAATATAAGGGGGTACCCCTAAACAGGAAGGTTCATCCAGGTAGCCGTCTATTAGTATAGTTTTGATTTTACTATTTTCCATGATTTGTCTCCTTTGTGATATATATTTTTAAGGTATACCATGAAAAAGTTAAAATAAATTAAGTTCTCATTTAATTATAGGGTAAAGAAAAGGGTTTGTCCAGTATTTACCAGCAGGTTTTGTGTTGTTTTCAAAGAAATATACTATATAATAAAAGATGTAATAATAGTTTATAGGGGTGATAAATATAATGAAACAAGGGATTATTTACAGGGGTGTTATGATGGGACTAATAACCTGTTTTCTTATTATTGCTATTCTGTTTGCTTTTAATGATAATCTTGGTGCAGCAGGGGATAATGATTATATCACTTTACAACCGCATATTATTGATGGTCAGGAGATGTTTCAACTGAAAGAACTGGCTGCTCAATATCAATGGCTTTTAGGATATAATGCTGAAAGTAGGAGTATTTATATCAATACCAGGGGAGAACAGCTGAGTTTTTCTCTTGAAGAAGGGATTATTGACGGAAATCCATTGCCAGTAGCTCCAGTAATCTATCAGGGGAGGACTTATTTGAGTATAGAAGCAGTGAGGACTGTTTTGCAGACAGTTCTGACTGAAGATCTGCCCTCTATGATAGGTGGACTTTATACAGATGCTGATAATTATAGTGAAGGAGAGATTATTACAACCCATCTTAGATTATATAATATCGCTCAGGAGAGTGTTTTTCTGAACTTCGGTTCTGGGCAGAGCTATGACCTTGCTTTACTACAAAATGATGAAGAAGTCTGGCGCTGGTCTGAGGGGAGATTCTTTACTATGGCCCTTATCCGCAGAGAACTGGAGTCTGGTAATAAACTGGTTTATGATGTTGAAATTGAAGAGGAGATTAAGCCTGGTGAGTATACCTTAGTGGGGGAGATAGCTACTGTTGAAAATAGGCTGGTTCTTAATCAGATTGGAATTGAGATTAGTGCTGAGTAATAGATTTTGATAATAGTTTTGCATATGTATAAATATAAAGAGATATGATTAAGATTATAAGTGGAACCCTACTGGGTTCCTTTTATTTACGGTTAGGATTATAGATAACTTTGAAGGCCGACAAATACATTTGTCTGGCCTATGATAACTAGTAACTTTGTAAGAAGTATTTCTAAGTAAAGTTAATAATTAGTTTTTAAGTTTGGATGGCTGCGAAGCCATTTTGTTCAAGTTTAGGAAATTATGCAATTTTAAAATTGTGGATAACTTTAAAGGCCGACAAATATATTTGTTTCCCTTGTCGTGCGCTGCGGTGTCCTACCTCCGCTTACTGTCGAGAAATTCTCCTTCGGCGTCCTGCCTGCGGATAATTTCTAGAGTCGTCCAACAAATATATTTGTCTGGTTAATAGTTTACTGATTAACTATGGGTAATAAATAGTTTGAGTTAAGAAAGTTGATGTTTTGATTAAGTCTGGGTGGCGTAGCCATTTTGTTCAAGTTTAGGAAACTATGCAATTTTGAAATTGTGGATAACTTTAAAGACCGACCAGTATATTTACTTACCTTGTCGTGCACTATGGCGTCCTGCCTTCGTTTACTGTCGAGAAATTGTCTTCCGGCGTCCATGCCTCCAGACAATTTCTAGAGTCGTCCAGTAAATATATTGGTCTGGTTTATTATGATGAGTAGTTAACTTTGAGTGAAAAGTGGTTCTAAGAAAAAATTAATAATTAGTGATTAAGTCTGGGTGGCGGAGCCATTTTGTTCAGG
This window contains:
- a CDS encoding radical SAM protein; its protein translation is MENSKIKTILIDGYLDEPSCLGVPPYISPHIRYTYGALLAVGIKEKNLSYYTIDTLRNDWAGYLNILEEADLVIVIAGTTVPGHYLGGKPISLKEIQDLSRKLYYPQKVLGGPVTLVKKEIPGYDHICGELASLDLYQLLSSKTIDKAEISRHIANWAVKGAALTRKHPFYPNLVCEIETFRGCPRPTHCAFCSEGLKKTNYQRKAEEIIKEVKALAKCGNHYYRLGCQTDLLLFNAVRDSNSLIPNPEALNRLYAGIREADPSLKVLHLDNINPANISNYEKESRAILKTIIKYNTPGDIAAFGLESADPLVLKKNKIESDTSTTFKAVEILNEIGGIRKKGVPRLLPGINLLHGLTGERPETMELNYRFLKKIYEAGLMLRRINIRQVVTMGRYPAVKIEQQRFKEYKERINREINQPMLKRVFPRGIVLNNVLTETNRGKLTYGRQLGSYPILIGIPGELKLHEFITVRVIDHGYRSITALPWPFEIKKASPAQLSAIPGIGKKRANKIFIKQPNSLSELAQLLDPGFPLDDWQDWFIF
- a CDS encoding BsuPI-related putative proteinase inhibitor, whose amino-acid sequence is MKQGIIYRGVMMGLITCFLIIAILFAFNDNLGAAGDNDYITLQPHIIDGQEMFQLKELAAQYQWLLGYNAESRSIYINTRGEQLSFSLEEGIIDGNPLPVAPVIYQGRTYLSIEAVRTVLQTVLTEDLPSMIGGLYTDADNYSEGEIITTHLRLYNIAQESVFLNFGSGQSYDLALLQNDEEVWRWSEGRFFTMALIRRELESGNKLVYDVEIEEEIKPGEYTLVGEIATVENRLVLNQIGIEISAE